A region from the uncultured Holophaga sp. genome encodes:
- a CDS encoding ACT domain-containing protein produces MKITQLSVFVENRPGRLQQILGILAGKNISIQTLTIAEVTDFGILRLIVDRPEEAYQALKAEHVTCSRTEVLAVVLDDQPGALYRLMEAFTKQELNIEYMYAYANAGQQNSIMIFRFDDLDQAQKALLAEGIQLVPRSEIHS; encoded by the coding sequence ATGAAGATCACCCAGCTCTCCGTCTTCGTCGAGAACCGTCCCGGCCGCCTCCAGCAGATCTTGGGGATCCTGGCCGGCAAGAACATCAGCATCCAGACCCTCACCATCGCCGAGGTCACGGACTTCGGCATCCTCCGGCTCATCGTGGACCGCCCCGAGGAGGCCTACCAGGCCCTCAAAGCCGAGCATGTCACCTGCTCGCGCACAGAGGTCCTGGCCGTCGTCCTGGATGATCAGCCCGGCGCCCTCTACCGCCTCATGGAGGCCTTCACCAAGCAGGAACTCAACATCGAGTATATGTACGCCTACGCCAACGCAGGGCAGCAGAATTCGATCATGATCTTCCGCTTCGATGACCTGGATCAGGCCCAGAAGGCCCTCCTGGCTGAGGGCATCCAGCTGGTACCCCGCTCCGAGATCCACTCCTGA
- a CDS encoding MJ1255/VC2487 family glycosyltransferase, with product MKILYGVPSEGMGHATRSKVVIAHLLASGHEVRVATSDRAADFLEMAFPGRIHRIEGLHLQYDKGTVDRWKSFTHLVASAPESLVTNVRRFVDMHRDFEPEVVISDFESFTYYYAKTHRLPVLSIDNMQAINRCDLDLNIPEEERENQLLARAIIKAKVPFCSRYLVSAFFEAPPRKARTEVVPPILRDAILQATPSQGDHILVYQTATSQTDLVQGLRQVKGQSFRVYGFNREESHGPVQLKAFSEAGFIEDLASCRAVLTNGGFSLISEAVYLHKPVLSFPLAGQFEQYLNGAQVERMGYGRCFRAFSQDAVKAFLYDLPDFAAAVATHHQEGNRLTLEAVDRFLRELGPVDGEED from the coding sequence ATGAAGATCCTCTACGGCGTCCCCAGCGAGGGTATGGGCCACGCCACCCGCAGCAAGGTCGTCATCGCCCACCTCCTGGCCTCGGGGCATGAGGTCCGGGTGGCCACCAGCGACCGGGCCGCCGACTTCCTGGAAATGGCCTTCCCCGGGCGAATCCACCGCATCGAAGGGCTCCACCTCCAATACGACAAGGGGACGGTGGACCGCTGGAAGTCCTTCACCCACCTGGTGGCCTCAGCCCCGGAGAGCCTGGTGACCAACGTCCGGCGTTTCGTGGACATGCACCGGGACTTCGAGCCTGAGGTCGTGATCTCGGACTTCGAGTCCTTCACCTACTACTACGCCAAGACCCACCGCCTTCCCGTCCTCTCCATCGACAACATGCAGGCCATCAACCGCTGCGATCTGGATCTGAACATCCCGGAGGAAGAGCGGGAGAACCAACTCCTGGCCAGGGCCATCATCAAGGCCAAGGTCCCCTTCTGCAGCCGCTACCTGGTGAGTGCATTCTTCGAGGCCCCTCCCAGAAAGGCACGCACCGAGGTGGTGCCCCCGATCCTCCGGGACGCCATCCTCCAGGCCACCCCCAGCCAAGGCGACCACATCCTGGTCTACCAGACCGCCACCAGCCAGACGGATCTGGTGCAGGGGCTCCGGCAGGTGAAGGGCCAGAGCTTCCGGGTCTATGGCTTCAACCGGGAGGAGAGCCACGGCCCTGTCCAGCTCAAAGCCTTCAGCGAGGCGGGCTTCATCGAGGATCTCGCATCCTGCCGGGCGGTCCTCACCAACGGGGGCTTCAGCCTCATCAGCGAGGCGGTCTACCTCCACAAGCCCGTGCTCTCCTTCCCGCTGGCAGGACAGTTCGAGCAGTACCTGAATGGCGCCCAGGTGGAGCGCATGGGCTATGGGCGCTGTTTCAGGGCCTTCTCACAGGATGCGGTGAAGGCCTTCCTCTACGACCTGCCGGACTTCGCTGCAGCCGTGGCCACCCACCACCAGGAGGGCAACCGTCTCACCCTGGAGGCCGTGGACCGCTTCCTGAGGGAACTGGGCCCCGTGGACGGCGAGGAGGACTGA
- a CDS encoding 3-deoxy-7-phosphoheptulonate synthase, with protein sequence MANQDLNVREFVRLMAPRDLKSELPLTPTSERVVADSRATLSRILRQQEQRLLVVVGPCSIHDPKSALEYAERLNALRVELADRLEIVMRVYFEKPRTTVGWKGLINDPHLNGTHDIETGLRMARRLLLQITGMGLPAATEFLDPYVPQYLDDLISWAAIGARTTESQTHRELASGLSMPVGFKNATDGGLQVAVDAMLSARAPHSFLGIDQDGFTAIVRTTGNPVGHVVLRGGRTRTNFDAESIHEAEEKLLQAGLPTGLLVDCSHANSRKLHANQEEVWQSLVGQKKAGPTSVIGVMIESNLEEGAQSIPKDLSRLRYGVSITDACVSWETTERMLRWGHAQLG encoded by the coding sequence ATGGCTAACCAGGATCTCAATGTCCGTGAATTCGTCCGCCTCATGGCCCCCCGGGACTTGAAGTCGGAGCTGCCGTTGACGCCGACGTCCGAGCGGGTGGTGGCCGACAGCCGTGCCACCCTCTCCCGGATCCTCCGGCAGCAGGAACAGCGCCTTCTGGTGGTGGTGGGGCCCTGCTCCATCCACGATCCGAAGTCCGCCCTGGAATACGCGGAAAGGCTCAACGCCCTGCGGGTGGAGCTGGCGGATCGCCTGGAGATCGTCATGCGGGTCTACTTCGAGAAGCCCCGCACCACCGTGGGTTGGAAGGGTCTCATCAACGATCCGCACCTCAACGGCACCCACGACATCGAGACTGGCCTGCGCATGGCCCGAAGGCTCCTGCTCCAGATCACGGGCATGGGCCTGCCCGCGGCCACCGAGTTCCTGGACCCCTATGTCCCCCAGTATCTGGACGACCTCATCTCCTGGGCGGCCATCGGTGCGCGGACCACCGAGAGTCAGACCCACCGCGAGCTGGCCAGCGGCCTCTCCATGCCCGTGGGCTTCAAGAACGCTACCGACGGCGGTCTCCAGGTGGCCGTGGATGCCATGCTCAGTGCCCGTGCGCCCCACAGCTTCCTTGGGATCGACCAGGATGGCTTCACCGCCATCGTCCGCACCACGGGCAATCCCGTGGGTCATGTGGTGCTCCGGGGCGGGCGCACCCGTACCAACTTCGATGCCGAGAGCATCCATGAGGCCGAGGAGAAACTCCTCCAGGCCGGGCTCCCCACGGGGCTCCTGGTGGACTGCAGCCACGCCAACTCCCGGAAGCTGCACGCCAACCAGGAAGAGGTCTGGCAGAGCCTGGTGGGACAGAAGAAGGCCGGCCCGACGTCGGTCATCGGCGTCATGATCGAGAGCAATCTGGAGGAGGGGGCCCAGTCCATCCCCAAGGACCTCTCCCGTCTGCGCTACGGCGTCTCCATCACCGATGCCTGCGTTTCCTGGGAGACCACCGAGCGCATGCTCCGCTGGGGCCACGCCCAGCTGGGCTGA
- the clpA gene encoding ATP-dependent Clp protease ATP-binding subunit ClpA: protein MSNSPRVTDSLQRCIQHAFHLALASRHEYLTLEHMLLALQHDASIAEAIRACGGDPDAIKNEVGAFLLEQVESLPKDAPLVQPIPTVAFNRVMERAVHHALSSESMVVDPGSFLAAMLPEKESQAAWLLRQQGVTRLPLLRHLSHGAKSEAPEPGPGPESREEGGEEAPRKDPLQAYAVDLVAKAREGRIDPLIGRGEELERVVRVLCRRRKNNPLLIGEAGVGKTAIAEGLALRIAQGEVPEAIQDAPFYALDLGALLAGTRYRGDFEQRIKQVLEALARKPGALLFIDEIHTLVGAGSVSGGSLDASNLLKPALQSGELRCIGATTYQDVKNSVDKDRALARRFQKVEVGEPSAEDCLGILKGLRSHYEAHHKVRYTDEALESAVQLSIRHLRDLQLPDKAIDVLDEAGATQRLLPTRKRRRVVGVPEIEAVVARMARVPVQTVSRDDRSRLSGLESSLKALIYGQDAAVDAVVSAIKLSRSGLRGHERPMGSFLFTGPTGVGKTELTRQLAQTLGVPFLRFDMSEYMEKHAVSRLIGAPPGYVGFEDGGLLVDAVRKSPHAVVLLDEIEKAHPDLFAILLQVMDHATLTDNHGRKADFRHVVLVMTTNAGARDLSQRRLGFAEAGTGASSRGAIERTFTPEFRNRLDGVISFAPLGREEILRVVDKNLKELQILLDEKKVELKVDPEVREWLADKGFDPAFGARPMARLVEERLKRPLAEEILFGRLQKGGRAKVVLEDGEPCIR, encoded by the coding sequence GTGTCCAACAGCCCCCGCGTCACCGACTCCCTGCAGCGCTGCATCCAGCACGCCTTCCATCTGGCTCTGGCCTCCCGCCACGAGTATCTGACCCTGGAGCACATGCTCCTCGCACTCCAGCACGATGCGAGCATCGCCGAGGCCATCCGGGCCTGCGGCGGGGATCCCGATGCCATCAAGAACGAGGTGGGAGCCTTTCTCCTGGAACAGGTGGAGAGCCTGCCCAAGGATGCCCCGTTGGTACAGCCCATTCCCACCGTCGCCTTCAATCGGGTGATGGAGCGGGCGGTGCATCACGCCCTTTCCTCCGAGAGCATGGTGGTGGATCCCGGCTCTTTCCTGGCGGCCATGCTGCCGGAGAAGGAGAGCCAGGCCGCCTGGCTGCTGCGGCAGCAGGGAGTGACCCGCCTCCCCCTGCTGCGGCATCTCAGCCACGGCGCCAAGTCCGAAGCCCCGGAGCCCGGTCCCGGCCCGGAGTCCCGGGAGGAGGGCGGCGAGGAGGCGCCCCGGAAGGATCCCCTCCAGGCCTATGCCGTCGATCTGGTGGCCAAGGCCCGCGAGGGACGGATCGATCCCCTCATCGGTCGGGGTGAGGAGCTGGAGCGGGTGGTGCGGGTGCTCTGCCGCCGCCGGAAGAACAATCCCCTGCTCATTGGCGAGGCCGGAGTGGGCAAGACCGCCATCGCCGAGGGACTGGCGCTGCGCATTGCCCAGGGGGAGGTGCCCGAGGCGATCCAGGATGCCCCCTTCTATGCCCTCGATCTGGGCGCCCTCCTGGCGGGGACGCGTTACCGTGGCGACTTCGAGCAGCGCATCAAGCAGGTCCTGGAGGCCCTGGCCAGGAAGCCCGGCGCCCTCCTCTTCATCGATGAGATCCACACCCTGGTGGGTGCCGGCAGCGTGAGTGGCGGCAGCCTGGATGCCTCCAACCTCCTCAAGCCCGCCCTCCAGAGTGGTGAGCTGCGCTGCATCGGGGCCACCACCTACCAGGATGTCAAGAACAGCGTGGACAAGGATCGGGCCCTGGCCCGGCGTTTCCAGAAGGTGGAGGTGGGCGAGCCCAGCGCCGAGGACTGCCTGGGGATCCTCAAGGGGTTGCGCAGTCACTACGAGGCCCACCACAAGGTCCGCTACACCGACGAGGCTCTGGAGAGTGCTGTCCAGCTCAGCATCCGCCACCTACGGGACCTGCAGCTCCCGGACAAGGCCATCGATGTGCTGGACGAGGCCGGTGCCACCCAGCGTCTGCTGCCCACCCGCAAGCGCCGACGGGTCGTTGGTGTGCCGGAGATCGAGGCGGTGGTGGCCCGCATGGCCCGGGTGCCGGTCCAGACCGTGAGCCGGGATGACCGCAGCCGCCTCTCCGGGCTGGAGTCGAGCCTGAAGGCCCTCATCTATGGCCAGGATGCCGCCGTCGATGCGGTGGTCTCGGCCATCAAGCTCAGCCGCTCCGGCTTGAGGGGGCACGAGCGTCCCATGGGCTCCTTCCTCTTCACGGGGCCCACCGGGGTGGGCAAGACCGAGCTCACCAGGCAGCTGGCCCAGACCCTGGGTGTTCCCTTCCTGCGCTTCGACATGAGTGAATACATGGAGAAGCACGCGGTCAGCCGTCTCATCGGGGCGCCTCCGGGCTACGTGGGCTTCGAGGACGGCGGGCTTCTGGTGGATGCGGTGCGGAAGTCTCCCCACGCCGTGGTGCTCCTGGACGAGATCGAGAAGGCCCATCCGGACCTTTTCGCCATCCTGCTCCAGGTCATGGATCACGCCACCCTGACGGACAACCACGGACGCAAGGCGGACTTCCGGCATGTGGTGCTGGTGATGACCACGAATGCCGGAGCCCGGGACCTGAGTCAGCGACGCCTGGGCTTTGCAGAAGCAGGCACCGGGGCGAGCAGCCGCGGAGCCATCGAAAGGACCTTCACGCCTGAGTTCCGCAACCGCCTGGATGGGGTCATCTCCTTTGCTCCCCTGGGGCGGGAGGAGATCCTGCGGGTGGTGGACAAGAACCTCAAAGAGCTCCAGATCCTCCTGGACGAGAAGAAGGTCGAGCTCAAGGTGGACCCCGAGGTGCGGGAGTGGCTGGCGGACAAGGGCTTCGATCCCGCCTTCGGCGCCCGGCCCATGGCCCGTCTGGTGGAGGAACGCCTCAAGCGCCCCCTGGCCGAGGAGATCCTCTTCGGGCGCCTCCAGAAGGGCGGCAGGGCCAAGGTGGTCCTGGAGGATGGGGAACCCTGCATCCGGTGA
- a CDS encoding ATP-dependent Clp protease adaptor ClpS, with protein sequence MARPDSSSSTRTRPRSSLKAPRMWKVILHNDDYTTQEFVVSVLRNVFRQPESEAVRIMLDVHQRGKGVAGIYTFEVAETKVAQVKALAERDEFPLLCTLEVEE encoded by the coding sequence ATGGCCCGTCCCGACTCCAGCAGCAGCACCCGGACCCGCCCCCGGTCGAGCCTGAAGGCTCCCCGGATGTGGAAGGTGATCCTGCACAACGATGACTACACCACCCAGGAGTTCGTGGTGTCGGTGCTCCGCAATGTCTTCCGGCAACCTGAATCCGAGGCGGTGCGGATCATGCTGGATGTGCATCAAAGGGGCAAGGGGGTGGCCGGGATCTACACCTTTGAAGTCGCCGAAACCAAGGTGGCCCAGGTGAAGGCCCTGGCGGAGCGGGATGAGTTCCCGCTCCTCTGCACCCTGGAAGTGGAGGAATAG
- a CDS encoding SDR family NAD(P)-dependent oxidoreductase, with translation MRPLALIAGAGPGIGRALALRFIGEGFRVAVLARPGGAAEQLAGEIRDPASRVIGVDVSDRSALAEALLSVQESCGLPRCLVWNASHGHPGGLLAQTGLDLMADVEANLLAPLDAVRWALPGLRGGGRILITGGGLGLEPKPDLASSSLGKALQRHLSLLLDAELEAAGIRVATLTVCGFVQPESSFSPEYVARALWELQAQAPEAWERERVLRP, from the coding sequence ATGAGACCCCTTGCCCTCATCGCTGGCGCCGGTCCCGGCATCGGGCGCGCCCTCGCCCTCCGCTTCATCGGGGAGGGCTTCCGGGTGGCTGTCCTGGCGAGACCCGGGGGGGCTGCGGAGCAGCTCGCGGGGGAGATCCGGGATCCCGCTTCCCGGGTGATCGGTGTGGATGTGTCGGACCGGTCGGCCCTGGCGGAGGCCCTCCTTTCGGTCCAGGAGAGCTGCGGGCTGCCCCGCTGTCTGGTCTGGAATGCCTCCCATGGCCATCCCGGCGGGCTCCTGGCGCAGACCGGACTGGACCTGATGGCCGATGTGGAGGCCAACCTCCTGGCTCCGCTGGATGCCGTGCGCTGGGCCCTGCCCGGGCTCCGGGGGGGCGGGCGCATCCTGATCACCGGCGGCGGCCTGGGGCTGGAGCCGAAGCCGGACCTCGCCTCGTCCTCTCTGGGGAAGGCCCTGCAGCGCCACCTGTCGCTCCTCCTGGACGCGGAGCTGGAGGCTGCGGGCATCCGGGTCGCGACCCTGACGGTCTGTGGCTTCGTGCAGCCCGAGTCGTCCTTCAGCCCGGAATATGTCGCCCGGGCCCTCTGGGAACTGCAAGCTCAGGCCCCGGAGGCCTGGGAGCGGGAGCGGGTGCTGCGTCCCTGA
- the glgB gene encoding 1,4-alpha-glucan branching protein GlgB has protein sequence MPKSKSLNDDLRRILEARHHDPFCVLGRHGSGQSAVFRAFIPRAQKVFFALNGEALERIEGTDLFVGRGDDPHLTGHPELAWIEDGVERRRISPYTFLPQLSDFDLHLFREGRHWHAYRMLGAQEHEADGIPGVLFAVWAPNASRVSVVGDFNHWDGRSHPMRVHPGHGVWELFIPGLGPDCLYKFEIRNRDTGAILLKTDPYGRAFEVRPGTASRVVGSEAFAWSDAAWMEARRSQDWQHGAMSVYEVHLGSWQRADDGTFLDYRTLAHKLVDYALWMGFTHLELLPVTEHPFDGSWGYQATGYYAPTSRHGSPEDFRYFVDHCHRHGIGVIVDWVPAHFPKDGHALARFDGTALFEHEDPRLGEHMDWSTLIFNFGRSEVKNFLLSSALFWLEEMHVDGLRVDAVASMLYLDYSRKEGEWIPNRYGGRENLEAIDFLKELNIVLHDQCPGALVIAEESTSWPMVSRPTYLGGLGFDLKWNMGWMNDTLRYMEQDPVFRAFHQDLLTFSMLYAFTENFMLPFSHDEVVHGKASMLYKMPGDEWQRFANLRALYAYMFAHPGKKLLFMGCEFGQGPEWSHDRALDWYVLDYPLHRGLQLLVRDLNQLHRELPALHGNDFDWHGFEWIDCHDSSQSVLAFVRSSGEDKVVVVVNFTPVPRHGYRIGVPAPGLYRELLNTDAQTYGGGNVGNGAGRLETDEHPWMGRPWSLRLTLPPLGVLVLQQVEEESLP, from the coding sequence ATGCCTAAGTCCAAGTCCCTGAACGATGACCTGAGACGGATCCTGGAGGCACGCCACCATGACCCCTTCTGCGTGCTGGGGAGGCACGGCTCGGGGCAGTCAGCCGTCTTCCGTGCCTTCATCCCGCGGGCCCAGAAGGTCTTCTTCGCCCTGAACGGGGAGGCCCTGGAGCGCATCGAGGGCACGGACCTCTTCGTCGGGCGGGGGGACGATCCGCACCTGACCGGTCACCCGGAGCTGGCTTGGATCGAGGACGGTGTGGAGCGCCGCCGCATCTCGCCCTATACCTTCCTTCCCCAGCTCTCCGACTTTGACCTCCATCTCTTCCGGGAGGGCCGTCACTGGCATGCCTACCGCATGCTCGGCGCCCAGGAGCACGAGGCCGATGGCATCCCCGGGGTGCTCTTCGCCGTCTGGGCCCCCAACGCCAGTCGGGTCAGCGTGGTCGGCGACTTCAACCACTGGGATGGCCGCTCCCATCCCATGCGGGTCCACCCCGGCCACGGCGTCTGGGAGCTCTTCATCCCCGGCCTGGGCCCCGATTGCCTCTACAAGTTCGAGATCCGCAACCGGGACACCGGGGCCATCCTCCTCAAGACCGACCCCTATGGCCGGGCTTTCGAAGTGAGGCCCGGCACTGCCTCCCGGGTGGTGGGGAGCGAGGCCTTCGCCTGGTCGGACGCGGCCTGGATGGAAGCCCGCCGTTCCCAGGACTGGCAGCACGGGGCCATGTCCGTCTACGAGGTCCACCTGGGCTCCTGGCAGCGGGCGGATGACGGCACCTTCCTGGACTACCGCACCCTGGCCCACAAGCTGGTGGATTATGCCCTCTGGATGGGTTTCACCCACCTGGAGCTCCTCCCGGTCACCGAACACCCCTTCGACGGTTCCTGGGGCTACCAGGCCACGGGCTATTACGCCCCCACCAGCCGCCACGGCTCGCCCGAGGACTTCCGCTACTTCGTGGACCACTGCCACCGCCACGGGATCGGCGTGATCGTGGACTGGGTGCCCGCCCACTTCCCCAAGGATGGCCACGCCCTTGCCCGCTTCGACGGCACCGCCCTCTTCGAGCATGAGGATCCGCGCCTGGGCGAGCATATGGACTGGTCCACCCTGATCTTCAACTTCGGACGGAGCGAGGTGAAGAACTTCCTCCTCTCCAGCGCCCTCTTCTGGCTGGAGGAGATGCACGTGGACGGCCTCCGGGTGGACGCCGTGGCCTCCATGCTCTACCTGGACTACTCCCGCAAGGAGGGGGAATGGATCCCCAACCGCTACGGTGGCCGGGAGAACCTCGAGGCCATCGACTTCCTGAAGGAGCTGAACATCGTGCTCCATGATCAGTGTCCAGGGGCCCTGGTCATCGCCGAGGAGTCCACCTCCTGGCCCATGGTGAGCCGACCCACCTACCTCGGCGGTCTCGGCTTCGACCTCAAGTGGAACATGGGCTGGATGAACGACACCCTGCGCTACATGGAGCAGGATCCGGTCTTCCGCGCCTTCCACCAGGACCTGCTGACCTTCAGCATGCTCTACGCCTTCACCGAGAACTTCATGCTGCCCTTCTCCCACGACGAGGTCGTACACGGGAAGGCCTCCATGCTCTACAAGATGCCCGGCGACGAGTGGCAGCGCTTCGCCAACCTGCGCGCCCTCTACGCCTACATGTTCGCCCACCCCGGCAAGAAGCTCCTCTTCATGGGCTGCGAGTTCGGCCAGGGCCCCGAGTGGAGCCACGACCGGGCGCTGGATTGGTATGTGCTGGACTATCCCCTCCACCGGGGGCTCCAGCTCCTGGTGCGGGACCTGAACCAGCTCCACCGCGAGCTGCCCGCCCTTCACGGCAACGACTTCGACTGGCATGGCTTCGAGTGGATCGACTGTCATGACAGCTCCCAGTCGGTCCTGGCCTTCGTGCGCAGCTCCGGAGAGGACAAAGTCGTAGTGGTGGTCAACTTCACCCCAGTGCCGCGCCATGGCTACCGCATCGGGGTCCCCGCCCCTGGCCTCTACCGGGAGCTCCTGAACACCGATGCCCAGACCTACGGGGGAGGAAACGTGGGCAATGGAGCGGGTCGCTTGGAGACGGACGAGCACCCCTGGATGGGTCGACCCTGGTCGCTCCGGCTCACCCTCCCCCCCCTGGGCGTCCTCGTCCTGCAGCAAGTGGAGGAAGAGTCCTTGCCCTGA